The Desulfoscipio gibsoniae DSM 7213 genome contains a region encoding:
- a CDS encoding MFS transporter, whose protein sequence is MARLSNDYSFNVQTTAPGQRFLPGTAGFRRASLALFIASFLTFANLYLTQPLLPLLVDEFGVSPAASSLTISLAIFSLGVAMLFWGTISDAVGRRPVMFWTMALAAVPVLLAPFISSFNQLLLIRIAQGFLLAGLPSVAMAYLGEEFDSRALGLAVGLYISGNSVGGMGGRVISGIMAESYSWRVSFMVMGIIGVVGVILFYYLLPPSTHFKPRSAGLRTAVVAMWSHIKNVTLLKGYGIAFFSMFCFVGIFNYITFRLSAAPYNLSPAAVGWLFMTYLAGTVSSTLSGRFIDVAGSRLAVVLGALIALCGVVVLLLPSLWIIVIGLLTFCFGFFAVHAAASAWVNKQARQSKASAMGLYLVCYYVGGSFGSTGLGFLWHYWSWPGVTAGLVIALVIVLLLGLSLQAAREQVSKIYSRI, encoded by the coding sequence ATGGCCCGGCTGTCAAACGACTACAGCTTTAATGTGCAAACAACGGCGCCCGGCCAGCGTTTTTTACCGGGTACAGCGGGGTTCAGAAGGGCCTCGCTGGCGCTTTTTATCGCTTCATTTCTTACCTTTGCCAATTTATATCTTACCCAACCCCTGCTGCCGCTGCTGGTGGACGAGTTCGGAGTTTCCCCCGCAGCATCCAGCCTGACGATATCACTGGCCATATTCTCCCTTGGCGTGGCCATGCTTTTCTGGGGAACCATATCCGATGCCGTGGGGCGCCGCCCGGTGATGTTTTGGACAATGGCCCTGGCAGCTGTGCCGGTATTGCTGGCACCTTTTATTTCATCATTTAACCAGCTATTGTTGATACGTATTGCCCAAGGATTTCTTCTGGCCGGACTGCCTTCGGTGGCAATGGCTTACTTGGGTGAAGAGTTTGACAGCCGGGCGCTGGGGTTGGCGGTGGGATTGTATATCAGTGGTAATTCCGTCGGCGGCATGGGCGGTCGTGTGATTAGCGGTATCATGGCCGAGTCCTACTCCTGGAGGGTTTCTTTTATGGTGATGGGCATTATAGGTGTGGTGGGAGTGATACTGTTTTACTATTTATTGCCCCCGTCCACTCACTTTAAACCCCGCTCCGCGGGTCTGCGCACCGCGGTAGTGGCCATGTGGTCACATATAAAAAATGTCACCTTGCTAAAAGGGTACGGAATTGCCTTTTTTAGCATGTTTTGCTTTGTAGGTATTTTTAACTATATAACCTTTCGCCTGAGCGCGGCCCCTTATAATCTTTCGCCCGCCGCTGTGGGCTGGCTGTTTATGACGTACCTTGCAGGCACGGTAAGTTCCACTTTATCGGGTCGTTTTATTGATGTGGCGGGCAGCCGGCTGGCCGTGGTTCTGGGGGCACTGATTGCGCTGTGCGGGGTGGTGGTGCTGCTTTTACCCTCACTGTGGATAATCGTCATTGGTCTTTTAACCTTTTGTTTTGGTTTCTTTGCCGTTCATGCTGCGGCCAGCGCCTGGGTAAATAAACAAGCCAGGCAGTCTAAGGCCAGCGCAATGGGTCTGTATCTGGTGTGCTATTACGTAGGGGGCAGCTTTGGCAGCACCGGGCTGGGCTTTTTGTGGCACTACTGGAGCTGGCCGGGTGTTACTGCCGGCCTTGTGATTGCGCTGGTGATAGTGCTTCTGCTGGGTCTGTCTCTACAGGCAGCTCGTGAGCAGGTGAGTAAGATTTATTCCCGAATATAA